A region from the Mycoplasmopsis phocirhinis genome encodes:
- the rlmB gene encoding 23S rRNA (guanosine(2251)-2'-O)-methyltransferase RlmB, with protein MKKNVKKIEKLILWGKNSINDAIINKFPLETIYVNSTKLSQKLQQQTTVPVHIKNNDFFNEITNENHQGIIAILKYFPIHELNTIQRDKPQNVLVLDHIQDPHNLGAIIRTANAFGISHIIISKDRSADITSTVLKISSGGFIGIKFIKVNNIVAALKRLKNIGYWIYSSALDKTALNFDKLEYNKPSVLIIGNEAKGVSQPVLNQSDVIVYIPQYGSVQSLNVSVAAGLLIHQITKR; from the coding sequence ATGAAAAAAAATGTTAAGAAAATAGAAAAATTAATATTGTGAGGGAAAAATTCAATTAATGATGCAATTATAAATAAGTTTCCACTGGAAACTATTTATGTAAATTCAACTAAACTCTCACAAAAATTACAACAACAAACCACAGTTCCAGTGCATATTAAAAATAATGATTTTTTTAACGAAATAACAAATGAAAATCATCAAGGAATTATTGCAATTTTGAAATATTTTCCTATCCACGAATTAAACACAATTCAGCGTGATAAACCACAAAATGTGTTAGTTTTAGATCATATTCAAGATCCTCACAATTTAGGGGCAATTATAAGAACTGCCAACGCATTCGGTATATCTCATATTATTATTTCAAAAGATAGAAGTGCCGACATCACTTCAACTGTTTTAAAAATAAGCTCTGGAGGCTTTATAGGAATAAAATTTATCAAAGTTAACAACATTGTAGCTGCTCTTAAAAGATTGAAAAATATTGGCTATTGAATATATTCATCAGCATTGGATAAAACTGCTTTGAACTTTGATAAATTAGAGTATAACAAACCCAGTGTTTTAATTATTGGAAATGAAGCTAAAGGTGTAAGTCAACCTGTGTTAAATCAATCAGATGTGATCGTTTATATTCCTCAATATGGTAGTGTACAATCATTAAATGTTTCTGTAGCTGCCGGTTTGTTGATTCATCAAATAACAAAGAGGTAA
- the rpmG gene encoding 50S ribosomal protein L33 — protein sequence MKKQKISLSCSLCLCLNYSTTKRGGNLARITVKKYCPKCKTHTLHKEEK from the coding sequence ATGAAAAAGCAAAAAATTTCATTGAGTTGTTCACTTTGTCTATGTCTAAATTATTCCACCACAAAAAGGGGGGGTAATTTAGCAAGAATAACAGTAAAAAAATACTGCCCAAAATGTAAAACTCATACATTGCATAAAGAGGAAAAATAA
- the secE gene encoding preprotein translocase subunit SecE, which translates to MTKAKQKIQKKKKYKIKKFFRELKRVRWPSQKTNWISFSKVVGFTLLFTIIVVLFATLISLLWTRIGIN; encoded by the coding sequence ATGACTAAAGCAAAACAAAAAATTCAAAAAAAGAAAAAATATAAAATAAAAAAATTTTTTCGCGAATTAAAAAGAGTAAGATGACCATCGCAAAAAACTAATTGAATTTCGTTTTCTAAAGTTGTTGGTTTTACTTTACTTTTTACAATTATAGTAGTGCTTTTTGCAACTTTAATTTCCTTACTATGAACTAGAATCGGAATAAACTAG
- the nusG gene encoding transcription termination/antitermination protein NusG, giving the protein MDKKFQWYMISTVSGKEDIVIESLKNRIISEQVEADFDNEATPDGAFKIFKKPSLSAKEAEKKLNGEEYKVKMINMYSGYIFIRMFMSDEAWFVVRNTQYVTGLIGSSGKGAKPTPVSLKEIKRSFKSEAKFFKDFNEGKTENKFAIGEIVEIINGPFKGQTGKVISANDKTKTVSVEVEHFGRHVPTDFDYDVIESQEK; this is encoded by the coding sequence ATGGATAAAAAATTTCAATGATATATGATTTCAACTGTATCAGGTAAAGAAGATATTGTAATTGAATCATTGAAAAATAGAATAATTAGTGAACAAGTTGAAGCTGATTTTGATAATGAAGCAACCCCTGACGGAGCTTTTAAAATTTTTAAAAAACCTAGTTTGAGTGCTAAAGAAGCTGAAAAAAAACTTAACGGAGAAGAATATAAAGTTAAAATGATAAATATGTATAGTGGTTATATTTTTATTCGTATGTTTATGAGCGATGAGGCTTGATTTGTAGTGCGTAACACTCAATATGTGACTGGTTTAATTGGTTCTTCAGGAAAAGGAGCTAAACCTACTCCTGTTTCATTAAAAGAAATTAAAAGAAGTTTTAAATCTGAAGCTAAATTTTTTAAAGATTTTAATGAAGGTAAAACTGAAAATAAATTTGCTATAGGCGAAATTGTTGAAATAATAAATGGTCCTTTTAAAGGTCAAACGGGCAAAGTTATTTCAGCAAATGATAAAACAAAAACCGTTTCAGTGGAAGTTGAACATTTCGGTAGACATGTACCCACTGATTTTGATTATGATGTTATTGAAAGTCAGGAAAAATAA
- the serS gene encoding serine--tRNA ligase: MLSIKFIQENKEKVRINLQNRNFDLNIYDKLINLLEQRGSFMYEAQSKRAQLAKFSKEFALAKNNKEIIDELKIQASKLKQEQLELEKKANEIETSCNELLQIIPNITLNEVPLGKSEKNNVVLATHDKLGRGLVSNVKPHYEIAKKFNLIDFERGVKLSGSRFIVYTDLGAKLTRALQNFLLDLHTSDGYIEFSTPLITKPNILFGTGQLPKFKEDLFSVDSSEMYLIPTAEVTLTNLLNNEIVDLTRPHKYTAFSECFRSEAGSGGKDTKGIIRLHQFKKVELVKITNEKDALNEFNQMVFQAKKVLELLQLPYREILLCTGDTGFSSRKTIDLEIWLPSEIQYREISSISYMGDFQARRAMIRYKDENGVNQYAHTMNGSGLAIDRLVAAILENYQNKDGTITIPQVLIPYMGVDIIK; encoded by the coding sequence ATGTTAAGTATAAAATTTATTCAAGAAAACAAAGAAAAAGTTCGAATTAATTTGCAAAATCGTAATTTTGATTTAAATATTTATGACAAATTAATCAATCTTTTAGAACAGCGTGGCTCGTTTATGTATGAAGCTCAATCAAAACGAGCTCAACTAGCTAAATTCAGTAAAGAGTTTGCATTAGCTAAAAACAATAAAGAAATAATAGATGAATTAAAAATTCAAGCCTCTAAATTAAAACAAGAACAACTCGAGTTAGAAAAAAAAGCTAATGAAATAGAAACTTCTTGCAATGAATTATTACAAATTATCCCCAATATAACATTAAATGAAGTTCCTCTTGGTAAAAGCGAAAAAAATAATGTTGTTTTAGCCACTCATGATAAATTAGGTCGTGGTTTAGTAAGTAATGTAAAACCTCACTATGAGATAGCAAAAAAATTCAATTTAATAGATTTTGAACGAGGTGTTAAATTATCTGGTTCAAGATTTATTGTTTATACTGATTTAGGAGCCAAATTAACTAGAGCTTTACAAAATTTTTTACTAGATTTACACACCAGTGATGGTTATATTGAATTCTCAACGCCACTTATAACAAAACCAAATATATTGTTTGGAACAGGTCAGTTACCAAAATTTAAAGAAGATCTTTTTAGCGTTGATTCTAGTGAAATGTATTTAATCCCCACAGCAGAAGTTACACTAACAAATTTATTAAATAACGAAATAGTAGATTTAACAAGACCACACAAATATACAGCTTTTAGTGAGTGTTTTAGATCGGAAGCTGGAAGTGGTGGTAAAGACACAAAAGGAATAATTAGATTACACCAATTTAAAAAAGTTGAGTTGGTTAAAATTACAAATGAAAAAGATGCTCTTAATGAATTCAACCAAATGGTTTTTCAAGCAAAAAAAGTTTTAGAATTATTACAACTGCCATATAGAGAAATTTTGCTATGTACTGGTGATACTGGTTTTTCTTCAAGAAAAACTATAGATTTAGAAATTTGATTGCCTTCTGAAATCCAATATCGTGAAATTTCTTCAATTTCTTATATGGGTGATTTTCAAGCTCGCCGGGCAATGATTAGATATAAAGACGAAAATGGTGTTAATCAATACGCACACACCATGAATGGTTCAGGTTTAGCAATCGATAGATTAGTGGCAGCCATTTTAGAAAACTACCAAAATAAAGATGGCACAATAACTATTCCCCAAGTACTTATTCCATATATGGGAGTCGACATCATTAAATAG